In Penaeus vannamei isolate JL-2024 chromosome 13, ASM4276789v1, whole genome shotgun sequence, the sequence gcgttcagaagtcagtcatagccgccgcgatggccgagtgtggagggtgctcgtactcggaGACGGATTTCCTGCGCGAAATATCGACCAGCCAGGAAGAAATGTtagagatgtctgtggccgcaggaaaaAGCACTTCGCGGGGTACCTGGCTCGGTGCATGTTCCTCATGCACTACCAggacctgaatgtgaggttgcaccacttcctgtgtgctgcagcgtcgctgtatcctccggcctcggacctcctgccggacgcaccctgcctccttcaccttctgcggcaaaggagcaccctccccactattagcggcatctatcaattaggttagtaccttaaaaatcctaggttattgtagcttatcggctccgcatctagttcgtgtgctcTCTACCCTGCCGTAAATACgtgatggaggttttgtttcctcggcgggggttgggggcagcacccccccccaggggggtcgcagagGGCGCGGCCCTTGCAATGGaaaatcatgtgaataaccatgattattttcactgtgaattACGAATTACGAATTATGAATTACGTCCGccactccgacatcgtcgcccccgctatcggggccaagtttgccgcaaACACTATTTCcgagcaataaaacctacatatttgcattgtatagagtgagaggaatccaacgataccaaaatcgtcgatatcggttttgcggacgtaatatagaaaattaccttttttAACTTCAAAACAATACCTGGGGTTAGTCTGCATCAAGAACTTGAGATATTCGAGGATATCACCACATTTCCTGTACGAAAATTGTTCTTAATACATCTTAATGCATCTTATCGCGATGATAGTGTAATCAACGGCTCATAATTCTATTTAAGATCATAACCCTCTGtcacattaatatgtatgtaagtaaatactcAGGATGTATGTTCTTGCTTGTTAGTTAACTTTGATTGCAacactttcatctctctcacattccaaattatgtgtgtgtgttctcgtttatgtgtgcatgtatgtgtgcgtgtttagacAGATACTTAAactgagggaaaaaaaagaaaaaaaaatatatatatatattacacacacacacacacacacacacacacacacacacacacacacacacacacacacacacacacacacacacacacacacacacacacacacacatacacggccgCGAAAATGCTAGCTTGACTCCTACCTCTCTTCCAGACATTAAATTCCTCTCATGCTTTCAGGGGATGACATACCAGAAAATTTCCCGTGCAgtgatacacatataaatatatacgcatagcATTACCTTGGGCTGTGGCTTTGAGGAAACGCGTGCAGTCTTAGGTGCAGTATCTAACTAAGGACTGAAGTCGACCAGTGATAATACACTACTGCAATTTTTACCAGTCATGTTGAATTGCATTTCTGTTATCGCCTGTACATAAATATCAAAATGCATATGATTGTTTAATTTGTTTGTAGTAGTGTGCTTTGTAAATTGCATTTGGTATATTAGATATTCATAAGTGACGTTTTCTTATAAAAGTTGTGAATGTAGAGCATCTCTTGGACTCCTGTTCAGCGATAAGTcaaaataaacacgcacatgtgtatacatatgcatgtgggtgggtgtatatatgtatatgtgtgtatatatatatatatatatatatatatatatatatatatatatatatatatatatatatatgtgtgtgtgtgtgtgtgtgtgtgtgtgtgtgtgtgtgtgtgtgtgtgtgtgtatgtgtgtgtgtgtgtgtgtgtgtaaatatatgtgtatatatattgtatatgtatatatattgtatatatatatgtatatatatatatattatatgtatatatatgtaaatatatatatattgtatatatatatatatatatacacacacacacacacacacacacacacacacacacacacacacacacacacacacacacatatatatatatatatatatatatatatatatatatatatatatatatatatatatatatatattttgctatctgcatacatatatatatatatatatatatatatatatatatttatatatatatatatatatatatatatatatatatatatatatatatatatatatgtatatatatatgcgcgcgcgtgtgtatatgtgcatgtgtgaatatatatatatatatatatatatatatatatatatatatatatatatatatatatatatatatatatatatatatttatatatgtatgtatatatatatattatatatatgtatatatatattttatatatatatatatatatatatatatgtatgtgtgtgtgtctgtctgtgtgtgcgtgtgtgtgtgtgtgtgtgtgtgtgtgtgtgtgtaagtgtgggtgtgtgtgtgtgtgtttgcgtgtacccgctcatctatatatttggatatatatatatatatatatatatatatatatatatatatatatatatattatatttatatttatctatctatgtatctatctatctatatatatatatatatatatatatatatatatatatatatatatatatatatatatatatttgtatatacatacacacacatatatatgtgtatatatgtgtctgtgtatatatatgtatatatattgtatatgtatatatatatatatatatattatatatatatatatgtatatatatgtaaatataattatattgtatatatatatatatatatatatatatatatatatatatatatatatatatatatatatacatatatatatatatatatatatatatatatatatgtgtgtgtgtgtgtgtgtgtgtgtgtgtgtgtgtgtgtgtgtgtgtgtgtgtgtgtgtatacatatgtgtatatatatatatatatatatatataaaaatatatatatatacatatatacatatatgtacttataaatatatgtgtgtgtgtgtgtgtgtgtgtgtgtgtgtgtgtgtgtgtgtgtgtgtatatatatatgcatatatatatatatatatatatatatatatatatatatatatatatatatatatgtataaatatacatatatatatacatatatatatacatatatatatatatatatatatatatatatatatatatgtgtgtgtgtgtgtgtgtgtgtgtgtgtgtctgggtgtgtgtgtgtgtatatatatatatatatatatatatatatatatatatatatatatatatatatatatatacatatatatacatatatatacatatatatatacatatatatatacacacatatatatatatatatatatatatatatatatatatatatatatatatgtatatatatatgtatatatatatatatgtatatatatatatatatatatatatatatatatatatatgtatatgtgtatatatacatatatatatatacataaacatatatatatatatatatatatatatatatatatatatatgtgtgtgtgtgtgtgtgtgtgtgtgtgtgtgtgtgtgtgtgtgtgtgtgtgtgtgtgtatgtatatatatatatatatatatatatatatatatatatatatatatatatatgtatatatattatatatatatattatatatatatattatatatatatatatatatatatatatatatatgtgtgtgtgtgtgtgtgtgtgtgtgtgtgtgtgtgtgtgtgtgtgtgtgtgtgtgtgtgtgtgtgtgcgtgtgtgtgtgtgtgtgtgcgtgtatgtgtgtttgcgtttacccgcttatctatatatttggatacatatatatacatacatatatatatatatatatatatatatatatatatatatatatatgtatgtatgtatgtatgtataaatatatatatatatatatatatatatatatatatatacatacatatatatatatatatatatatatatatatatatatatatgtatagatagatatgtatgtatatatatatatatctatatatgtatatgtatgtatgtatgtatgtataaatatatatatatatatatatatatatatacatacatacatatatatatatatatatatatatatatatatatatatatatatatatatatatatatatgcgcgcgcgtgtgtatatgtgcatgtgtgaatatatatatatatatatacatatatatatatatatatatatatatatatatatatatatatatatatatatatatatatatatacatatgtatatatatgtatatatatatatatatatattctatatatatgtatatatatattttatatatatatatatatatacatataaattatatgtgtgtgtgtgtgtgtgtgtgtgtgtgtgtgtgtgtgtgtgtgtgtgtgtgtgtaagtgtgtgtgtgtgtgtgtgtgtttgcgtgtacccgctcatctatatatttggatatatatatatatatatatatatatacattatatatatatatatatatatatatatatatatatatacatattatatctatatttatctatctacctatctatctatctatctatctatatatatatatatatatatatatatatatatatatatatatatatttgtatatacatacacacaaatatatatgtgtatatatgtgtctgtgtatatatatgtatatatattgtatatgtatatatatatatatatatatatatgtatatatattatatatatatatatatatgtatatatatgtatatatatgtaaatataattatattgtatatatatatatatatatatatatatatatatatatatatatatatgcatatgtatatatatatatatatatatatatatatatatatatatatatatatatatatatatatatatatatgtgtctgtgtgtgtatgtgtgtgtgtgtgtgtgtgtgtagatatttttatatatatatatatatatatatatatatatatatatatatatatatatatatatatatatatatacatatatatatatatatatatatatatatatatatatatatatatatatatgtgtgtgtgtgtgtgtgtgtgtgtgtgtgtgtgtgtgtgtgtgtgtgtgtgtgtgtgtgtgtgtataaatatacatatatatatacatatatatacatatatatatacatatatatatacatatatatacatatatatatacatatatatacatatatatatatatatatatatatatgtgtgtgtgtgtgtgtgtgtgtgtgtgtgtgtgtgtgtgtgtgtgtgtgtgtgtctgtgtgtgtgtatataaatatatatagatacatatatatatatatatatatatatatacatatatatacatatatatatacatatatatatacatatatatatacatataaatatatatatatatgtatatatatgtatatatatatatgtatatatatatgtatatatatgtatatatatataaatatatatatataaacatatatatatacatatatatacatatacatatatatatatatatatatatatatatatatgtgtgtgtgtgtctgtgtgtgtgtgtgtgtgtgtgtgtgtgtgtgtgtgtgtgtgtgtctgtatatatatatatatatatatatatatatatatatatatatatatatatatatatatatttatatatatatatgtatatatattatatatatatatagtatatatatatcatatatatatatatatatatatatatatgtgtgtgtgtgtgtgtgtgtgtgtgtgtgtgtgtgtgtgtgtgtgtgtgtgtgtgtgtgtgtgtgtgtgtttgtgtgtgtgtgtgtgtgtgtgcgtgtatgtgtgtttgcgtgtacccgcttatctatatatttggatacatatatatacatacatatatatatatatatatatatatatatatatatatatatatatatatatatatatatatatgtatatatatatatattatatatatatatatacatatacatacacacacatatatatgtgtatatatgtgtttgtgtgtatgtgtatgtatataagcatatatatataggtgcttatatatatatatatatatatatatatatatatatatatatatatatatatatatatacatatgtatgtatgtatgcatatacatatacatatctatctatctatctatctatctatatctatatctatatatatatatatatatatatatatatatatacacacacacacacacacacacacacacacacacaccagagaaAACCACTGAAGTGTTTGCAGGAGCCTTGTGCACTCCCAGATCTGGAACCGCAATAAGCAAACTAACACAGTATTTAACAATCATTTTAATTATAAATCTTTTAACAGGAATTGTAGACATTAGACCAATAAAAAAATCCAACAAGGTTTTCTTTTAAAGTTAAAGAAATTCTGTACTCCTTTGAATGGTTCTAATGTAAACAGTAATTTACATTCCTTTAACgtaaaaaatattatttctgTTCCTTATTTTCTAATATGTCTTTGAATTCATAGATTTAACAAATTCTTACCATCACCAAATCTAATTTCGCGCAGTGTATTAAATATTTTAATCTAATAAAGAGGTATGGCCAACCTTACAATGATATTTACACTGCACAATCTgagcatttgcatatataaacataatctacaaagaaaaaacaaaacaaaacaggccAACCTTGATTCAGATAAAAGAACATAGAAATATTAAATTAAATACTAACATCGAAATATACTTTAACTTATTACCCGGAGGTcagcaaacaaaaacataaataaacagagcAAAATCAACACAGAGACGCCATAGGACCGGCCTTCCCACGCACCCACAGGGGCATCTCGCGCGGGTGTTTGGTCAGTGAAGGCGCTTAAATCAACACGGGCGTGACCGACGGAATGGTGGGGCGGGAGGTCGTCGTAGTCgtctcaactcctcctcctcctgctcccccactGCCGCTCCACGATCCTCCTGCTGATCCGCTCCAGGAGCCGCTGCCTCCCCATGCTCCCGAGCCTGAGCCAGCCCAGGAGCCACTACCTGACCAAGAACCTCCTGAACTTCCGCCGCCTGCACCTCCTGTGGCTCCTCCGCTGCCCCCAACTTGTCCTCCAGATGAGCCCCCATCACTAGCTCCTCCTGTGGCTCCTCCGCTGCCTCCGACTTGTCCTCCCCATGAACCTCCATCACCAGCTCCGCCTGTGGCTCCTCCACTGCCCCCGACTTGTCCTCCAGATGAGCCCCCATCACTAGCTCCTCCTGTGGCTCCTCCGCTGCCCCCGACTTGTTCTCCAGATGAGCCCCCATCACCAGCTCCTCCTGTGGCTCCTCCGCTGCCTCCAAACTGACCTCCCCATGAGCCTCCATCACCAGCTCCTCCTGTGGCTCCCCCACTCCCACCGACTTGCCCTCCCCATGAGCCCCCATCATCAGCACCTCCTGTGGCTCCTCCGCTGCCTCCGACTTGTCCTCCCCATGAGCCCCCATCACCAGCTCCTCCTGTGGCTCCTCCGCTGCCTCCGACTTGTCCTCCCCATGAGCCTCCATCACCAGCTCCTCCTGTGGCTCCCCCACTCCCACCGACTTGTCCTCCAGATGAGCCCCCATCACCAGCTCCTCCTGTGGCTCCTCCGCTGCCTCCGACTTGCCCTCCCCATGAGCCCCCATCACCAGCACCTCCTGTGGCTCCTCCGCTGCCTCCGACTTGGACCCCCGAACCACCGCTGCAAATATCACAAGCGCCCGATTTGGAGTCCGCATCACGTCTGGGCTTGTTGGATGACGAAATGCTTGAACCAGAGCCAGGCTTGTTAGACGTGGAACCACTGAAACCTGGATCGGGTTTGTTTGACGTTGAAATCTCGGAATCACTACCAGGTTTGTTTGATGTCGAACTGTCTAAGCCAAATCCAGGTTTGTTTGAGGTCGAAATATCTGAGCCAAATCCAGGTTTGTTTGAGGTCGAAATATCTGAGCCAAATCCTGGTTTGTTTGACGTCGAAACATCAGAGCCAAATCCAGGTTTGTTTGAGGTCGAAACATCTGAGCCAAATCCTGGTTTGTTTGAGGTCGAAACATCTGAGCCAAATCCAGGTTTGTTTGACGTCGAAACATCAGAGCCAAATCCAGGTTTGTTTGAGGTCGAAACATCTGAGCCAAATCCAGGTTTGTTTGACGTAGAGCCATGTGAGCCAGAGCCGGGTTTGTTCGATGTTGACGGTCCTTCCTGTGGATTCCGTTTAGATCTGCCGTAGCCATATCCACCTGAAACTCCTGGTTTGTTCGATGATGAAACGCCGTAGCCATATCCATATCCACCGTTCCCAAAGCTACCGTAGCCAAAGCCATAGTCATCTCCAGCGTATGAACCGACGTTAGCGCCTCCGTATCCTGCTCCGGAACCCCCTTGTTGAAAGCCTCCGAATCTTCCGAACTGCGGTCGAGCGAGGATCGAAACTGAGGATCCCGCCACCAGCAGAAGCGCCACCCAATGCTGCATCGCGCCCTGGCAGGAGGGGGACAAATGCTACATTATCATGCTACTGTGGTTGTGACACGACTCCTTGGGTAACTCCAAAGTATGAATGACTATAGCTTTTTATCTTTTAAGTTGTCTTCA encodes:
- the LOC113810963 gene encoding uncharacterized transmembrane protein DDB_G0289901; this encodes MQHWVALLLVAGSSVSILARPQFGRFGGFQQGGSGAGYGGANVGSYAGDDYGFGYGSFGNGGYGYGYGVSSSNKPGVSGGYGYGRSKRNPQEGPSTSNKPGSGSHGSTSNKPGFGSDVSTSNKPGFGSDVSTSNKPGFGSDVSTSNKPGFGSDVSTSNKPGFGSDVSTSNKPGFGSDISTSNKPGFGSDISTSNKPGFGLDSSTSNKPGSDSEISTSNKPDPGFSGSTSNKPGSGSSISSSNKPRRDADSKSGACDICSGGSGVQVGGSGGATGGAGDGGSWGGQVGGSGGATGGAGDGGSSGGQVGGSGGATGGAGDGGSWGGQVGGSGGATGGAGDGGSWGGQVGGSGGATGGADDGGSWGGQVGGSGGATGGAGDGGSWGGQFGGSGGATGGAGDGGSSGEQVGGSGGATGGASDGGSSGGQVGGSGGATGGAGDGGSWGGQVGGSGGATGGASDGGSSGGQVGGSGGATGGAGGGSSGGSWSGSGSWAGSGSGAWGGSGSWSGSAGGSWSGSGGAGGGGVETTTTTSRPTIPSVTPVLI